A genome region from Myroides fluvii includes the following:
- a CDS encoding DUF4296 domain-containing protein, translating to MKQVVVAFCMVLLLCSCAKDTTKPNPFIEQAKMEDILYDIALLYGMQTTNAFVTDTVKSIQVTDIFEKHQVDSLTFTTNNRYYVMLKKGVYLDMQNRVMDRLKKDKERIDSLLPAKNIELAPLEAMKVDNEMQETSNQMKEEVMVSTTNTTNKVALSSEKKVNMKEMTPEEKKNLRKKFDAMLK from the coding sequence ATGAAACAAGTAGTAGTAGCTTTTTGTATGGTGTTACTGTTGTGTTCTTGTGCAAAGGATACAACTAAGCCCAATCCATTTATTGAGCAAGCAAAAATGGAAGATATTTTGTACGATATAGCGTTGTTGTATGGGATGCAAACAACCAATGCATTTGTGACAGATACAGTAAAGTCAATACAGGTGACAGATATTTTCGAAAAGCACCAAGTAGATAGCTTGACGTTTACTACCAATAACCGCTACTATGTGATGCTGAAAAAAGGCGTGTATTTGGATATGCAAAATCGCGTGATGGATCGACTGAAAAAGGATAAAGAACGAATTGATTCGCTATTGCCTGCTAAAAATATAGAACTAGCTCCTCTAGAAGCTATGAAAGTAGATAACGAGATGCAAGAGACGTCGAATCAAATGAAAGAAGAGGTCATGGTAAGTACTACTAATACAACAAATAAAGTAGCTTTGAGTAGTGAGAAAAAAGTTAACATGAAGGAGATGACTCCAGAAGAAAAAAAGAATTTACGGAAGAAGTTCGACGCAATGCTAAAATAA
- a CDS encoding NAD-dependent epimerase/dehydratase family protein, translated as MILVTGATGLVGSHLLLHLLQQEESNVRAIYRNPLSIDKTKHVFELHNALALFERIQWQQADILDVPALEEAFKEITHVYHCAAMVSFDPKEEKILRKTNIEGTANIVNLCIAYPVVKLCHVSSIAALGESLHPSTPITEKTDWNPELYHSDYALSKFGGEMEVWRGTQEGLDVIIVNPGVIFGRGFYREGSSELLYKVHQGFPFYTAGTTAVVSVEDVVFCMRQLMQSEHKNERYILVSANLENRELLHFIATMLNKKPASFEIGRFGLALAWRLDAFISLLTRKKRSFTRAIAKASLSRFNYDASKIEQILSFQFTSYKDFLVEISKSFK; from the coding sequence ATGATACTAGTCACTGGTGCAACAGGCTTAGTTGGAAGCCATCTTCTTTTACACCTTCTTCAACAAGAAGAAAGTAATGTGCGTGCTATTTATCGAAATCCGTTAAGTATCGACAAGACTAAACATGTATTTGAGCTTCACAATGCATTAGCCTTGTTTGAACGTATTCAATGGCAACAAGCAGATATTTTAGACGTACCTGCCTTAGAAGAAGCTTTTAAGGAAATCACACATGTGTATCACTGCGCTGCTATGGTTTCCTTTGACCCTAAAGAGGAGAAAATCCTACGCAAAACCAATATTGAGGGAACCGCTAATATCGTAAACTTGTGTATTGCTTATCCGGTTGTAAAATTATGCCATGTTAGTTCGATTGCAGCTTTAGGTGAATCGCTACATCCTTCTACCCCCATTACGGAAAAAACAGACTGGAATCCGGAACTTTACCACAGTGATTATGCCTTGAGTAAATTTGGTGGTGAAATGGAAGTTTGGCGCGGTACTCAGGAAGGACTTGATGTAATCATCGTCAACCCTGGAGTAATTTTCGGTCGTGGTTTTTACCGAGAAGGCAGTAGTGAATTACTGTATAAGGTACATCAAGGATTTCCTTTTTACACTGCTGGAACCACAGCTGTTGTTTCCGTTGAAGATGTTGTATTTTGCATGCGCCAACTGATGCAGAGTGAACACAAAAATGAGCGTTATATTCTCGTTTCAGCTAATTTAGAAAACCGCGAACTGCTACATTTTATTGCTACGATGCTCAACAAGAAACCCGCTAGCTTTGAAATTGGACGATTTGGTCTTGCCCTAGCGTGGCGTTTAGATGCTTTTATTTCACTATTAACCCGAAAAAAAAGAAGCTTTACACGTGCTATCGCGAAAGCTTCTTTAAGTCGTTTTAATTATGATGCTTCAAAAATTGAGCAAATTTTATCTTTTCAGTTTACTTCTTATAAAGATTTTTTAGTCGAAATAAGCAAAAGTTTTAAGTAA
- the tyrS gene encoding tyrosine--tRNA ligase, translating into MKNFIEEVTWRGMLHDVMPGTEEHLLEQMRVAYVGIDPTADSLHIGHLVGVMLLKHFQMAGHKPIALIGGATGMVGDPSGKSNERNLLSEEALRHNQNAIKAQLERFLDFNSGAGNAAELVNNYDWMKDFSFLEFIRTVGKHITVNYMMAKDSVKKRLNGEFQDGMSFTEFCYQLLQGYDFLHLFQAKNVTLQMGGSDQWGNITTGTELIRRTISEKAYALTCPLITKADGTKFGKSEGGNIWLSAEYTSPYKFYQYWVNVSDADAEKYIKIFTFIGREEIESLVKEHQEAPHLRVLQKRLAEEVTTMVHGAENLANAIKASGILFGNSSADDLKQLDAKTFLEVFDGVPQAEISKADIEAGLPIIEALAGKSGFMPSNGEARRSLQANAIAVNRDKVTEEYVISASDLINNQFILLQKGKKNYFILDVK; encoded by the coding sequence ATGAAAAATTTTATTGAAGAAGTGACTTGGAGAGGAATGCTCCACGACGTTATGCCAGGCACTGAAGAACATTTGTTGGAGCAGATGCGTGTGGCGTATGTGGGGATTGACCCAACAGCGGATTCATTGCATATTGGACATTTAGTGGGTGTAATGCTTTTAAAGCATTTTCAAATGGCAGGACACAAACCAATTGCTTTAATTGGTGGTGCTACAGGAATGGTAGGAGATCCATCTGGAAAATCAAATGAAAGAAATCTATTGTCCGAAGAAGCTTTACGTCACAATCAAAATGCGATTAAAGCACAGTTAGAACGCTTTTTAGATTTTAATTCTGGTGCTGGAAATGCTGCCGAACTCGTAAATAACTACGATTGGATGAAAGATTTTTCTTTCCTAGAATTTATCCGAACTGTGGGTAAACACATTACCGTAAACTATATGATGGCCAAAGATTCTGTGAAAAAACGCCTAAACGGTGAATTCCAAGATGGAATGTCATTCACAGAGTTTTGTTATCAATTGCTACAAGGATATGACTTTTTGCACTTATTCCAAGCAAAGAACGTTACCTTGCAAATGGGAGGTTCGGATCAGTGGGGAAATATCACTACAGGGACAGAATTAATTCGCCGTACGATTAGTGAAAAAGCATACGCATTGACTTGCCCGTTAATTACAAAAGCTGACGGAACGAAGTTTGGTAAATCAGAAGGTGGAAATATTTGGCTGTCTGCAGAATACACTTCTCCTTACAAATTTTACCAATACTGGGTAAACGTATCCGATGCCGATGCCGAAAAATACATCAAAATTTTTACGTTTATTGGACGTGAAGAAATAGAATCATTAGTGAAAGAACACCAAGAAGCACCGCATTTACGCGTATTGCAAAAGCGATTGGCAGAGGAAGTAACGACAATGGTTCACGGAGCAGAAAATTTAGCAAATGCAATCAAAGCTTCTGGAATTCTATTTGGTAATTCATCAGCGGATGATTTAAAACAACTAGATGCTAAAACATTCTTAGAGGTTTTTGACGGAGTTCCTCAAGCAGAAATTTCGAAAGCGGATATAGAAGCAGGTTTGCCAATTATCGAAGCTTTAGCAGGAAAAAGTGGGTTCATGCCTTCGAATGGCGAAGCACGTCGTTCCTTACAAGCAAATGCAATCGCTGTTAATCGCGATAAAGTGACAGAGGAATATGTAATCTCGGCTTCAGACTTGATTAACAATCAGTTTATCCTACTTCAAAAAGGAAAAAAGAATTACTTTATTTTAGATGTAAAGTAA
- a CDS encoding SusC/RagA family TonB-linked outer membrane protein, with translation MQKILQIVFVLMGVYQLQAQEFTLKGTVSDIGGSLPGVSVTVVETGKGVATDFDGNYTIKVEPNQTLSFSFIGYTTQKVKISTQTELNIYLEAHAENLEEVIIQVPYGTANKKTYTGSVGLVSAKTIGQTQVSNVSRVLEGSVAGVQSFAASGQPGSEAEIRIRGIGSVNAGSRPLYVVDGVPYEGGLSTIAPADIESISVLKDATSATLYGSRAANGVVMITTKKGVKNQEPQIEISAKYGTSSRARSDYKTMSTNQYMEMYWEAMRNGRMDTAGEDWATASQYATANLVSSLGINPYGLDNPEPVGTDGKLRAGLRPLWNDNWTDALSQNANYTDLTVRVSGGGAKTRYFVSGGFLNNQGYVKESGFKRFNFRSNIVIDAKNWLELGLNTSASHSIQDYPKQDDSAIGNVIGFGRNMPSFYPIYERDLTTGAYLLDPETGNRIYDFGNYRASSYARHNLVATLPLDKAENKTDYASVRTYAQVKFLDNLKFKTSLNVDYNSVYNHNVTNPEVGPSSSTGGGVSMRNTRTTAMTYNNVLNYDFDLDDKNSIGVMVGQEFYKYKSNYFGGAREQLIMLGYEQPDAASRLADFYGKADEYNIFSLFGNLQYSYDKKYYLSGSYRSDRSSRFAPGNRTASFWSLGASWRLIDEDFMQKYRDSWLNELMVRASYGAQGNDKVEYYAYQALFDIYNNLGDPGLVASRLGTPNVSWETNMNLNLGFDFGIFNNRLTGTVEYFERASKDLLFNEELAPSLGFSSVLKNIGKMKNYGWELSLEGYPIVTEDWKWKLGMNITTYKNKIQSLPTEEMYSGTKKWMKGGSLYDFYLIEWAGVNPETGKPRWYGTDANGERFITENYSELKDKDKVKSGNSLPKFSGGFQTDLSYKNWQLIANFSYAVGGKIYNGDKLSLMKQNGGGTSWSVDMLDRWTPENTDADVARLTTSTANVWTNSSTRFLVDRSFLKLKTLSLSYNFPKEWLDKVNIGQASLYLQAENLFTWAKHQGLDPEQNYDGTTYFRYPAMKTISVGVNLKL, from the coding sequence ATGCAAAAAATTTTACAAATTGTTTTTGTGCTGATGGGAGTTTATCAGTTACAAGCACAGGAGTTTACACTGAAAGGGACTGTTTCCGATATAGGAGGAAGTTTACCCGGAGTAAGTGTAACTGTAGTTGAAACAGGGAAAGGAGTTGCTACAGATTTTGATGGAAATTACACGATTAAAGTGGAGCCAAATCAAACACTTTCTTTCTCTTTTATTGGATATACCACGCAAAAAGTGAAAATATCCACTCAAACAGAACTTAATATATACCTAGAGGCTCATGCCGAAAATCTAGAAGAAGTCATTATTCAAGTGCCTTATGGTACAGCCAATAAAAAGACGTATACAGGATCAGTTGGATTAGTTAGCGCTAAAACGATTGGACAGACTCAAGTGAGTAATGTCTCAAGAGTTTTAGAAGGTTCGGTAGCAGGGGTTCAGTCTTTTGCAGCAAGTGGACAACCTGGTTCGGAAGCGGAAATCCGCATCCGTGGGATTGGTTCAGTAAATGCGGGGAGCAGACCTTTGTATGTAGTAGATGGTGTGCCTTATGAAGGAGGACTATCTACTATTGCACCGGCAGATATTGAATCTATTTCTGTATTAAAGGATGCTACATCTGCAACTTTATATGGATCTAGAGCAGCAAATGGCGTTGTGATGATTACAACCAAAAAAGGAGTGAAAAATCAAGAGCCTCAAATCGAGATATCGGCTAAATACGGAACATCAAGCCGAGCGCGTAGTGATTATAAAACGATGAGTACCAATCAATACATGGAAATGTATTGGGAGGCTATGCGCAATGGACGTATGGATACAGCTGGAGAAGATTGGGCTACCGCTTCTCAATATGCAACGGCAAATTTAGTTAGCTCGTTGGGAATTAATCCCTACGGATTGGATAACCCTGAACCAGTTGGTACAGATGGAAAATTACGTGCTGGATTACGCCCACTATGGAATGACAACTGGACCGACGCTTTATCGCAAAATGCTAATTATACAGATTTGACGGTTCGTGTATCTGGTGGTGGTGCAAAAACAAGATATTTTGTTTCTGGAGGTTTCTTAAACAACCAAGGATATGTCAAAGAATCCGGTTTTAAACGCTTTAATTTCCGATCGAATATTGTAATAGATGCTAAGAACTGGTTGGAATTGGGGTTGAATACTTCCGCTTCACATTCGATTCAAGATTATCCGAAACAAGATGATAGTGCCATTGGCAATGTGATTGGATTTGGTCGTAATATGCCTTCTTTTTACCCGATTTACGAACGCGATTTAACTACAGGAGCCTATTTATTAGATCCTGAAACAGGAAATCGTATCTATGATTTTGGAAACTATAGAGCAAGCTCGTATGCTCGTCACAATCTAGTAGCTACACTTCCCTTAGATAAGGCAGAAAATAAAACAGATTATGCCTCTGTTCGTACGTATGCTCAAGTGAAGTTCTTAGATAATTTGAAATTTAAAACTTCGTTAAACGTAGATTACAACAGTGTGTATAATCACAATGTAACGAATCCTGAAGTAGGGCCATCTAGTTCTACAGGAGGAGGTGTAAGCATGAGAAACACACGTACAACGGCGATGACGTATAACAATGTCCTGAATTACGATTTTGATTTAGATGATAAAAATAGTATTGGCGTGATGGTAGGACAAGAGTTCTATAAATATAAATCAAACTATTTTGGAGGAGCAAGAGAACAGTTGATTATGTTGGGATACGAACAACCAGATGCTGCCTCTCGATTGGCTGATTTCTATGGAAAAGCAGATGAATATAATATCTTTAGTTTATTTGGAAACTTACAGTATTCATATGATAAGAAGTATTACTTATCTGGATCTTACCGCAGTGATCGATCTTCTCGATTTGCTCCAGGAAATCGCACCGCTTCCTTTTGGTCTTTAGGAGCTTCGTGGCGTCTAATAGATGAAGATTTCATGCAGAAGTATAGAGATTCATGGTTGAATGAATTGATGGTTCGCGCAAGTTATGGTGCACAAGGAAATGATAAAGTGGAATATTATGCGTATCAGGCTTTATTTGATATCTATAATAATCTAGGTGATCCAGGTCTAGTAGCTTCTCGTTTGGGAACACCAAATGTGAGTTGGGAAACAAATATGAACCTAAATTTAGGTTTTGATTTTGGAATTTTCAATAACCGATTAACGGGTACGGTGGAATATTTTGAACGTGCGTCTAAAGATTTATTGTTTAATGAAGAACTAGCTCCTTCTCTTGGATTTAGCTCAGTATTAAAAAATATTGGGAAAATGAAAAATTATGGATGGGAATTATCACTAGAAGGATATCCAATCGTAACAGAGGATTGGAAATGGAAATTGGGAATGAATATTACGACTTATAAAAATAAAATTCAATCTCTTCCTACAGAAGAAATGTACAGTGGAACTAAAAAATGGATGAAAGGCGGATCATTGTATGATTTTTACCTCATTGAATGGGCAGGGGTTAATCCTGAAACAGGAAAACCAAGATGGTATGGAACGGATGCTAATGGCGAGCGTTTCATCACGGAAAATTACAGTGAATTAAAAGACAAAGACAAAGTGAAAAGCGGAAACTCACTGCCGAAATTTTCAGGTGGATTCCAAACCGACTTGTCTTATAAAAATTGGCAATTGATTGCGAACTTCTCTTATGCTGTTGGTGGGAAAATATACAACGGTGATAAGTTGAGTTTAATGAAGCAAAATGGAGGAGGAACGTCTTGGAGTGTGGATATGTTAGATCGTTGGACACCTGAAAATACGGATGCTGATGTGGCGCGATTGACCACTTCAACGGCTAATGTATGGACGAATAGCTCAACTCGTTTCTTAGTAGATCGCTCATTCTTGAAGTTAAAAACGCTTTCTTTATCGTATAATTTTCCAAAAGAATGGTTGGATAAAGTCAATATAGGACAAGCATCCTTGTACTTACAAGCGGAGAATCTCTTTACATGGGCCAAACATCAAGGACTAGATCCTGAACAAAACTATGATGGAACAACTTATTTCCGTTATCCTGCAATGAAAACGATTTCAGTAGGAGTAAATTTAAAATTATAA
- a CDS encoding RagB/SusD family nutrient uptake outer membrane protein, protein MMKNYIQYTKALALLFFFALVSCDQDTSPTDAVEEKEVFKTVEGSEKVLNGSWGQLMETYYTYANPGFGSFLRTSDAMGNDAVLQTNKYGFGNHYQFSALYGKGGTNTHSWNLSYKTINNMNNILAYIDNSKGDAGEKRRIKGQAYALRGFMYLHLASSYAFAIDKDPNALAVPIYLKPTTVDTQPAKRSTVREVYNQALADLEEALVLIPEGYVRKQKFQIDHSVVLGLLSRANLYARNWEKARDYSDRVLAKNDYLMTETEYKSGFNDVANREWIWGHPQTPDQSNASYQFHYLDVTSKDSYYYSFNADPYFKELFEDGDYRKSMINWAPDPSADIEKASVVWMRYGKFKFKAGQLADMVLMRTSEIYLINAEAKAQLNDGDAINKLNEVKRARHAALVSNVSGKDLLEAIWVERRKELFGEGFALVDIVRNQKAVVRKKYEHNKVEYSYVVRDAHGNEETKTKIMTANGHYALNFPDQSAFVANSPYYLYQIPNVEERENPNL, encoded by the coding sequence ATGATGAAAAATTATATCCAATATACAAAAGCCTTAGCCCTGTTATTTTTCTTTGCGCTTGTTTCTTGTGATCAAGATACATCGCCAACTGATGCAGTGGAAGAGAAAGAAGTATTTAAAACGGTAGAGGGGAGCGAAAAAGTGTTAAATGGTAGTTGGGGACAATTAATGGAGACCTATTATACCTATGCAAACCCTGGATTTGGTTCTTTTTTACGAACCAGTGATGCTATGGGGAATGACGCTGTGTTGCAAACGAATAAATACGGTTTTGGAAATCATTATCAGTTCAGTGCGCTTTATGGAAAAGGAGGGACGAATACACACAGCTGGAATTTGTCGTACAAAACCATCAACAATATGAATAATATCTTGGCCTATATTGATAATTCAAAAGGAGATGCAGGAGAAAAAAGAAGAATAAAAGGGCAAGCTTATGCCTTACGTGGATTTATGTATTTGCATTTAGCTTCTTCTTATGCCTTTGCGATTGACAAAGATCCCAATGCTTTAGCCGTACCAATTTATCTGAAACCTACAACAGTTGATACGCAGCCAGCTAAAAGATCTACGGTAAGAGAAGTGTATAATCAAGCATTAGCTGATTTAGAAGAAGCGTTAGTGCTAATTCCGGAAGGATATGTGCGCAAACAAAAATTCCAAATAGATCACAGTGTGGTATTAGGGTTGCTGTCTAGAGCCAATTTATATGCTAGAAATTGGGAGAAAGCAAGGGATTATTCCGATCGTGTGTTAGCGAAGAATGATTATTTGATGACTGAGACAGAATACAAATCAGGATTTAATGATGTAGCGAATCGCGAATGGATTTGGGGTCATCCGCAAACACCTGATCAAAGCAATGCATCGTATCAATTCCATTATTTGGATGTGACTTCTAAAGATAGTTATTATTATAGCTTTAATGCAGATCCATACTTTAAAGAACTCTTTGAGGATGGAGATTATAGAAAATCAATGATTAATTGGGCGCCTGATCCAAGTGCAGATATAGAAAAGGCTTCTGTGGTTTGGATGCGTTATGGCAAATTCAAGTTTAAGGCAGGACAGCTTGCGGATATGGTGTTGATGCGTACTTCAGAGATTTACTTAATCAATGCGGAAGCGAAAGCACAATTAAATGACGGGGATGCTATCAATAAATTGAACGAGGTAAAAAGAGCGCGTCATGCAGCTTTAGTTTCGAATGTATCAGGAAAGGATTTATTAGAAGCTATTTGGGTAGAAAGAAGAAAAGAACTGTTTGGTGAAGGATTTGCTTTAGTTGACATCGTTAGAAATCAAAAGGCTGTAGTTCGAAAAAAATACGAACACAATAAAGTAGAGTACTCTTATGTGGTAAGAGATGCACATGGAAATGAGGAAACAAAAACGAAGATAATGACTGCTAATGGGCATTATGCGCTAAATTTTCCAGATCAAAGTGCGTTTGTAGCAAATAGCCCTTACTACTTATATCAAATACCAAACGTAGAAGAAAGAGAGAATCCAAATCTTTAA
- a CDS encoding response regulator transcription factor: protein MVHIAILEEKELVRLGIKTIAELSIQEEIVWHDLKTVQDIRMFLKKNSSACVFFNPTSYQLLQQVDVIYELKSTYERSVWVMWLEELPEIWLKKILHMKSVNGFNMLQEKGTLDEIKKGLIAIGRKENYIASCVQEVFNSYKTTAFKVDQILTNAEREILKEIATGKMTKEIAADRNISIHTVITHRKNIFKKLEVSSVHDATRYAIRAGIITVNDYYI, encoded by the coding sequence ATGGTGCATATTGCTATTTTAGAAGAGAAAGAATTGGTTCGTTTGGGAATAAAAACGATAGCAGAGCTGAGTATCCAAGAAGAAATCGTTTGGCATGACTTGAAAACGGTGCAAGATATTCGTATGTTCTTGAAAAAGAACAGTTCAGCTTGTGTTTTTTTTAATCCAACTAGCTATCAGTTACTCCAACAAGTAGATGTTATTTACGAGTTGAAAAGCACCTATGAACGAAGTGTATGGGTAATGTGGTTAGAAGAATTACCCGAAATTTGGTTAAAAAAAATACTGCATATGAAATCCGTCAATGGGTTTAATATGTTACAGGAAAAAGGAACCTTAGATGAAATTAAAAAAGGGTTGATTGCGATTGGCAGGAAAGAAAACTATATTGCCTCTTGTGTACAAGAAGTCTTCAATTCGTATAAAACAACGGCTTTTAAGGTGGATCAAATATTAACCAATGCTGAGCGTGAGATTTTAAAAGAAATTGCTACTGGTAAGATGACGAAAGAAATTGCTGCGGATCGCAATATAAGTATTCATACGGTCATTACACATCGAAAGAATATTTTTAAAAAACTCGAGGTTAGTAGTGTGCACGACGCAACGAGATATGCCATTCGAGCGGGGATCATTACCGTAAACGACTATTACATTTAG
- the yihA gene encoding ribosome biogenesis GTP-binding protein YihA/YsxC, translating to MKINTAAFVMSNSDVSKCPNEPLPEYAFIGRSNVGKSSLINMLTNSKSLAKTSSRPGKTQLINHFKINSNWFLVDLPGYGYAKVSKKTKSVFQKFITEYFEKRRQLVSAFVLIDIRHEAQKIDLEFMEYLGETGIPFSIIFTKADKVGKTKIPQLVADYKKQLLNGIWEEMPPYFITSSEHKTGRDEVLEYIDAINQDIFKNPLPI from the coding sequence ATGAAAATAAATACTGCAGCATTTGTAATGAGTAACTCTGATGTAAGTAAATGTCCTAACGAACCTTTACCAGAGTATGCATTCATCGGAAGATCCAACGTTGGAAAGTCTTCCTTAATCAACATGCTTACTAATTCGAAATCTTTAGCAAAAACTTCCTCAAGACCAGGAAAAACACAGTTAATCAACCACTTTAAGATTAATTCTAATTGGTTTTTAGTTGATTTACCTGGGTACGGATATGCTAAAGTCTCCAAGAAAACAAAAAGTGTATTCCAAAAATTTATTACGGAGTACTTCGAGAAACGCAGACAATTAGTTTCTGCTTTTGTTTTGATCGACATCAGACACGAAGCGCAAAAAATTGATTTGGAATTCATGGAGTATTTAGGTGAAACAGGGATTCCCTTTAGCATCATCTTTACTAAAGCGGATAAAGTTGGCAAAACCAAAATACCTCAATTAGTAGCTGACTATAAAAAACAACTACTAAATGGCATTTGGGAAGAAATGCCTCCTTACTTTATTACTTCTTCAGAACACAAAACAGGACGAGATGAAGTACTAGAGTATATTGACGCAATCAATCAAGATATCTTCAAAAATCCACTACCGATATAA
- a CDS encoding alpha/beta fold hydrolase: MERTLKEDGKFRYLEVGEGTPIIILHGLMGGLSNFDGVTNFFPQKGYKVIIPELPLYTNSILKTNVKAFAKFVKDFIERIGYEEVILLGNSLGGHIALYFAKMYPQYLKAMVLTGSSGLYESAMGDSYPKRGDYEYIRKKAEDVFYDPAIATKEIVDDVFATVNDRMKLIKTLTIAKSAIRHNMSKDLPKIKVPTCLIWGKNDKVTPPEVAVEFHELLPDSNLYWIDKCGHAAMMEHPDEFNELLNKWFNERNI; the protein is encoded by the coding sequence ATGGAGCGAACTTTAAAAGAAGACGGTAAATTCCGATATTTGGAAGTTGGTGAAGGAACACCAATTATCATCTTACATGGATTAATGGGAGGGCTTAGTAATTTCGATGGAGTTACCAATTTCTTTCCTCAAAAAGGCTATAAAGTTATTATTCCTGAACTGCCTTTATATACCAATAGCATTTTAAAAACAAATGTCAAAGCCTTTGCTAAGTTTGTCAAAGACTTTATTGAGCGCATTGGTTATGAAGAGGTCATTTTATTGGGTAACTCACTTGGAGGTCATATCGCGTTGTATTTTGCTAAAATGTATCCTCAATATCTAAAAGCTATGGTGCTGACAGGAAGTTCAGGGCTGTACGAGAGTGCTATGGGTGATAGTTATCCAAAGCGCGGAGATTATGAGTATATCAGAAAAAAGGCAGAAGATGTATTTTACGACCCTGCTATAGCGACAAAAGAAATCGTAGATGACGTTTTTGCGACAGTCAATGATCGCATGAAGTTAATCAAGACCTTGACCATTGCCAAAAGTGCCATTCGACATAATATGTCTAAAGACTTACCAAAAATAAAGGTACCTACTTGTTTAATTTGGGGAAAAAACGACAAGGTGACTCCACCAGAAGTTGCTGTAGAATTTCACGAATTACTACCAGATTCAAACCTTTATTGGATTGACAAATGTGGTCATGCCGCAATGATGGAACACCCTGATGAATTCAATGAACTATTGAATAAGTGGTTCAACGAACGCAACATATAA
- the mraZ gene encoding division/cell wall cluster transcriptional repressor MraZ, which produces MTSIIGTYECKIDTKGRVLVPASLKKQLPAMADGFVLKRSVFETCLELWPMAEWEKMMLKINKLNPFDKKVDTFIRAFMAGVKLVDIDDAGRLLIAKDLLQFGNITKEIVMASKVNIVEIWDKDLYEATLEPADFDFGALAQEVMSNISFDE; this is translated from the coding sequence TTGACGTCGATTATCGGGACATACGAGTGTAAGATCGATACCAAAGGTAGGGTATTGGTGCCTGCTTCTTTGAAGAAGCAGCTGCCTGCTATGGCTGATGGTTTCGTGCTGAAGCGATCGGTGTTCGAGACGTGTTTGGAATTGTGGCCAATGGCTGAGTGGGAGAAGATGATGTTGAAAATCAATAAGCTGAATCCTTTTGATAAAAAAGTAGACACGTTTATTCGTGCATTTATGGCGGGGGTCAAACTCGTTGATATTGATGATGCTGGTCGTTTGCTGATTGCAAAGGATCTGTTGCAGTTTGGAAATATCACGAAAGAAATTGTAATGGCTTCTAAAGTGAATATCGTTGAAATATGGGATAAAGACCTGTATGAAGCTACGTTAGAACCAGCGGATTTTGATTTTGGTGCATTGGCGCAAGAAGTAATGAGTAATATTAGTTTTGATGAGTAA